Proteins encoded within one genomic window of Pigmentiphaga sp. H8:
- a CDS encoding alkaline phosphatase, which produces MTDTLARRRFLRGVALGGAGAASTLALAACGGGDDDHPTDVSFTHGVASGDPLADRVVIWTRAVPAGGGDVDIEWEMATDEAFRNIAKNGSASARADQDHTVKIDVTGLAAGTSYWYRFKHEDKVSGVGRTRTLPTGSVKQVKLVVFSCSNYPAGYFHVYAEAAKRGDLDAAIHLGDYIYEYGRDGYASEQAQAMGRPSEPANEIVSLADYRRRYAQYRSDPDLQAVHAALPFIAVWDDHEIANDTWENGAENHQPDSEGDFALRKAAAVRAYHEWLPTRPQSAPNVIYRSFDFGNLLSLHMLDTRVLARARQLSYASYFGALLGSPDPATGLAQFAAAFTADVAAPDRQLMGQAQTAWLRDRMASSSATWQVLGQQVLMAPVHLPMPVLLGLLASTGQLGDVEIPAQFAMDPAAYARLVARQQAGDPTLTAQERAILAMPCIPYNLDSWDGYWAARETVLGMARQLDKNLVVLAGDTHNAWASDLRDKDGNAVGVEFAASSVTSPGFEEYLGDGVPPAQLAALLTGLANLSTLPAGNKWAGSLKYADTSLRGYMVLTVTPERIRADWQYVDTVHARGYRASLGQSLATLPGAANRKLVEL; this is translated from the coding sequence ATGACCGATACCCTTGCGCGCCGCCGCTTCCTGCGCGGCGTCGCCCTGGGCGGCGCCGGCGCCGCCTCTACCCTGGCCCTGGCCGCCTGCGGCGGCGGCGACGACGACCATCCCACCGACGTCAGCTTCACCCACGGCGTGGCCAGCGGCGATCCGCTGGCCGACCGCGTCGTCATCTGGACCCGCGCCGTCCCGGCCGGCGGCGGCGACGTCGACATCGAATGGGAAATGGCCACGGACGAGGCCTTCAGGAACATCGCCAAGAACGGGTCGGCCAGCGCCCGCGCCGACCAGGACCATACCGTCAAGATCGACGTCACCGGCCTGGCCGCGGGCACGTCCTACTGGTACCGCTTCAAGCACGAAGACAAGGTTTCCGGCGTCGGCCGCACCCGTACCCTGCCTACTGGCTCGGTCAAGCAGGTCAAGCTGGTGGTCTTCTCCTGTTCCAACTACCCCGCCGGCTATTTCCACGTCTATGCCGAGGCGGCCAAGCGCGGCGACCTGGATGCCGCCATCCACCTGGGCGACTACATCTACGAATACGGCCGCGACGGCTATGCCTCGGAACAGGCGCAGGCCATGGGCCGGCCGTCCGAACCGGCCAACGAGATCGTGTCGCTGGCGGACTACCGCCGCCGCTATGCCCAGTACCGCAGCGACCCCGACCTGCAGGCGGTTCATGCCGCCCTGCCCTTCATCGCCGTCTGGGACGATCACGAGATCGCCAACGACACCTGGGAAAACGGCGCCGAGAACCACCAGCCCGACTCCGAGGGCGACTTCGCGCTGCGCAAGGCGGCCGCGGTGCGCGCCTACCACGAGTGGCTGCCCACCCGTCCGCAGTCGGCGCCCAACGTCATTTACCGCAGCTTCGACTTCGGCAACCTGCTGTCGCTCCACATGCTCGACACGCGCGTCCTGGCTCGCGCCCGGCAGTTGTCCTACGCCAGCTATTTTGGCGCGCTGCTCGGCAGTCCCGACCCCGCGACCGGGCTCGCGCAGTTCGCCGCCGCGTTCACCGCCGACGTCGCCGCGCCCGATCGCCAACTGATGGGGCAGGCCCAGACCGCCTGGCTGCGCGATCGCATGGCCTCGTCGAGCGCAACCTGGCAGGTCCTGGGTCAGCAGGTGCTGATGGCGCCGGTGCACCTGCCCATGCCGGTCCTGCTGGGCCTGCTGGCCTCCACGGGCCAGTTGGGCGACGTCGAGATCCCCGCCCAGTTCGCGATGGACCCCGCGGCCTACGCCCGGCTCGTCGCCCGGCAGCAGGCCGGCGATCCGACCCTGACGGCGCAGGAACGCGCCATCCTGGCCATGCCCTGCATCCCGTACAACCTCGACTCCTGGGACGGCTACTGGGCCGCGCGCGAGACCGTGCTGGGCATGGCGCGCCAGTTGGACAAGAACCTGGTCGTGCTGGCCGGGGATACCCACAACGCCTGGGCCAGCGACCTGCGCGACAAGGACGGCAACGCCGTGGGCGTGGAGTTCGCCGCGTCGTCGGTGACCTCGCCCGGCTTCGAGGAATACCTGGGCGACGGCGTGCCGCCGGCTCAACTGGCTGCCCTGCTGACCGGCCTGGCCAACCTGTCCACCCTGCCCGCGGGCAACAAGTGGGCGGGCAGCCTGAAGTACGCCGACACCAGCCTGCGCGGCTACATGGTCCTGACCGTCACGCCCGAGCGCATCCGCGCCGATTGGCAATACGTCGACACGGTGCATGCCCGCGGCTATCGCGCATCGTTGGGCCAGAGCCTCGCCACGCTGCCGGGTGCGGCCAACCGCAAGCTGGTCGAACTCTGA